One genomic region from Natrinema caseinilyticum encodes:
- a CDS encoding sugar phosphate isomerase/epimerase family protein has product MEIGVHTPPLANESLEDALAYLANVGVDAIEPGVGGYPGDDHLDRRTYLDDEAAQADLKALLEQYGITISALATHNNPLHPDETRAEEADVELREAIRLASQLGVGTVTCFSGLPAGSPTDDTPNWITAPWPPEHADAHEYQWEVALDYWTDLAASADDHDVDLALEMHPNMLVYEPHGMARLRAETNDRVGANFDPSHLYWQGISVTDAVRFLGEREAIHHVHAKDTRIYEEQAREKGVLDTTPYDDEANRSWLFRSVGYGHDESHWKDLVSTLRMVGYDGTLSIEHEDSLTSSREGLEKAVDLLERAIFREQPGTAYWAE; this is encoded by the coding sequence ATGGAGATCGGAGTACACACGCCACCGCTCGCGAACGAATCGCTCGAGGACGCGCTCGCGTACCTCGCGAACGTCGGGGTCGACGCCATCGAACCCGGTGTCGGGGGATATCCCGGCGACGACCACCTCGACCGCCGGACCTACTTAGACGACGAGGCCGCACAAGCCGACCTGAAAGCGCTGCTCGAGCAGTACGGGATCACGATCAGCGCGCTCGCGACCCACAACAATCCGCTCCATCCGGACGAAACACGGGCCGAAGAAGCCGACGTCGAACTCCGGGAGGCGATCAGACTGGCGTCCCAGTTAGGGGTCGGTACTGTCACCTGTTTCTCGGGGCTGCCGGCGGGCAGCCCGACCGACGACACTCCCAACTGGATCACGGCGCCGTGGCCGCCCGAGCACGCCGACGCCCACGAGTACCAGTGGGAGGTGGCCCTGGACTATTGGACCGACCTCGCGGCGTCTGCGGACGACCACGACGTCGACCTCGCCCTCGAGATGCATCCGAACATGTTGGTGTACGAACCGCACGGGATGGCGCGCTTGCGCGCCGAGACGAACGACCGCGTCGGGGCGAACTTCGATCCCTCGCACCTCTACTGGCAGGGTATCTCGGTCACCGACGCCGTTCGATTCCTCGGCGAACGCGAGGCGATCCACCACGTCCACGCCAAAGACACACGTATCTACGAGGAGCAGGCCCGCGAAAAAGGGGTCCTCGATACCACGCCGTACGACGACGAGGCGAACCGGTCGTGGCTCTTTCGCTCCGTCGGATACGGCCACGACGAATCCCACTGGAAGGATCTCGTCTCGACGCTCCGAATGGTCGGCTACGACGGGACACTGAGCATCGAACACGAGGACTCGCTGACCAGTTCGCGGGAAGGCCTCGAGAAGGCGGTCGACCTGCTCGAGCGGGCGATTTTCCGAGAGCAACCCGGGACCGCGTACTGGGCAGAGTGA
- a CDS encoding Gfo/Idh/MocA family protein — MTLEVGVLGYGFMGKAHANAMARLPMFFPDAPEIERRVLVGRHEDALSDAADRLGFESIATDWADVVDDVDVFYNLGPNHAHVEPSIAALEAGTPVFCEKPLAPTLEDAEAMATAAHEAGTDVPAGCAFNYRFVPAIRYAKRLLEDGELGDIHHVRARYLQDWLVDPTAPWSWRNDEELAGSGALGDLGSHSVDLVRFLVGSDDLAGEIDRVSGHLRTFVEERPTEDAQSAGGPETRPVTVDDAYSAQLEFENGAMGTLEGSRFATGHKNDHSLEIHGSAGSLRFSLERLNELEVLRGDDRGYETILVTDEDDPYVDHWWPPGHVLGWEHTFVHENYEFLTAVDRGDTYAPNFDDGLAAQRVLDAIEESDDSGEWIALE, encoded by the coding sequence ATGACGCTGGAAGTCGGCGTACTCGGCTACGGATTCATGGGGAAAGCGCACGCGAACGCGATGGCGCGACTGCCGATGTTCTTCCCGGATGCGCCCGAAATCGAACGGCGGGTCCTCGTCGGCCGCCACGAGGACGCACTGTCGGACGCCGCCGACCGACTCGGCTTCGAATCGATCGCGACGGACTGGGCGGACGTCGTCGACGACGTCGACGTCTTCTACAATCTCGGGCCGAACCACGCCCACGTCGAGCCGTCGATCGCCGCCCTCGAGGCCGGCACCCCAGTATTTTGCGAAAAACCGCTCGCCCCGACGCTCGAGGACGCCGAAGCGATGGCCACGGCGGCCCACGAGGCCGGGACCGACGTGCCAGCAGGGTGTGCGTTCAATTACCGGTTCGTCCCGGCGATCCGGTACGCGAAACGGTTGCTCGAGGACGGCGAACTGGGCGACATCCACCACGTCCGCGCGCGATACCTCCAGGACTGGCTCGTCGATCCGACGGCGCCGTGGTCGTGGCGCAACGACGAAGAACTGGCCGGGTCCGGCGCGCTCGGCGATCTCGGCTCCCACTCGGTCGATCTCGTGCGATTTCTCGTCGGATCCGACGATCTCGCGGGAGAGATCGACCGGGTCAGCGGTCACCTGCGGACGTTCGTCGAGGAGCGGCCGACCGAAGACGCCCAAAGTGCCGGAGGCCCCGAAACGCGGCCCGTCACCGTCGACGACGCCTACTCCGCACAACTCGAGTTCGAAAACGGCGCGATGGGAACCCTCGAGGGATCGCGCTTCGCGACGGGCCACAAGAACGATCACAGCCTCGAGATTCACGGCTCGGCGGGTAGTCTCCGGTTTTCGCTCGAGCGCCTGAACGAACTCGAGGTGCTTCGCGGCGACGATCGCGGGTACGAGACGATACTGGTCACCGACGAGGACGATCCGTACGTCGACCACTGGTGGCCGCCGGGTCACGTGCTCGGCTGGGAACACACCTTCGTCCACGAGAACTACGAATTCCTCACTGCGGTCGATCGCGGCGACACGTATGCGCCGAACTTCGACGACGGACTGGCCGCTCAGCGAGTCCTCGACGCGATCGAAGAGAGCGACGACAGCGGCGAGTGGATCGCTCTCGAGTGA
- a CDS encoding HD domain-containing protein yields MKIIKDSVHDHIQVDGVARDLLDTPALQRLRNIRQLGTVSLVYPSANHTRFEHSLGVYHLAGEALEHLGVEGARAERVRAAAILHDVGHGPFSHNLESLTHRRTGRYHDDVHELLADGAVGDVLRDHDLEPATVADLVAGDGRFGQLVSGELDVDRMDYLVRDAHHTGVPYGTIDHGRLVRELAFADGELVLAEGNVQTAESLLVARALMNPTVYSHSVARISKAMLRRAGERLLEEPSADVDASTLQRMDDHDLIVALRSCESTAELSRRLDQRDLFKRAVWAEIDDVPGGIIEADHESIREFEREIADRASVAPAHVVLDVPNRPSMTESTTRVMVNGDIRRLGQQSPLVEALRAAQYSQWRLGVYSPPVLRDRVGRAAVDVLGLSIDGALVSEVRDGLDATLDQFVD; encoded by the coding sequence ATGAAGATCATCAAGGACAGCGTTCACGACCACATCCAGGTCGACGGCGTCGCCCGCGACCTGCTGGATACGCCGGCACTCCAGCGACTTCGGAACATCAGACAGCTCGGGACCGTCTCGCTGGTCTATCCGTCGGCCAACCACACACGTTTCGAACACAGTCTCGGCGTCTATCATCTCGCCGGCGAGGCCCTGGAACACCTCGGTGTCGAGGGGGCGCGAGCGGAACGGGTCCGCGCAGCGGCCATCCTCCACGACGTCGGGCACGGGCCGTTCAGCCACAACCTCGAGTCCCTGACCCACCGCCGGACCGGCCGCTATCACGACGACGTTCACGAACTCCTCGCCGACGGAGCGGTCGGTGACGTGTTGCGCGATCACGACCTCGAACCGGCGACGGTGGCGGATCTGGTCGCCGGCGACGGACGGTTCGGACAACTGGTATCGGGGGAACTCGACGTCGACCGAATGGACTATCTGGTGCGTGACGCACACCACACGGGAGTCCCCTACGGGACGATCGACCACGGCCGCCTCGTCCGCGAACTGGCGTTCGCCGACGGCGAACTCGTCCTGGCCGAGGGAAACGTCCAGACGGCCGAGAGCCTCCTCGTCGCTCGAGCCCTGATGAACCCGACCGTCTACAGCCACAGCGTCGCTCGTATCAGCAAGGCGATGCTTCGACGCGCCGGGGAACGGCTGCTCGAAGAGCCATCCGCCGACGTCGACGCCTCCACGCTCCAGCGAATGGACGACCACGACCTGATCGTCGCGTTGCGGTCCTGTGAGTCGACGGCGGAATTGTCCCGACGACTGGATCAGCGGGACCTCTTCAAGCGGGCGGTGTGGGCCGAAATCGACGACGTTCCCGGCGGGATAATCGAGGCCGACCACGAGTCGATCCGCGAGTTCGAGCGGGAGATCGCCGATCGAGCGAGCGTCGCTCCGGCCCACGTCGTTCTCGACGTGCCGAATCGACCCTCGATGACGGAGTCGACGACGCGCGTGATGGTAAACGGCGATATCCGCCGACTGGGACAGCAGTCGCCGCTGGTCGAAGCCCTCCGGGCGGCCCAGTACTCCCAGTGGCGTCTCGGCGTCTACTCGCCGCCGGTGCTGCGCGACCGCGTCGGCCGCGCTGCGGTCGACGTACTCGGCCTCTCCATCGACGGCGCGCTGGTCAGCGAGGTGCGCGACGGACTCGACGCGACGCTGGATCAGTTCGTCGATTGA
- a CDS encoding CPBP family glutamic-type intramembrane protease, with the protein MRSVRPGRSRVPPALRCGPRSELPRIRGASVDRCATVLGLVGAIFGYAYERTGNLFVLIAVHTGYNLVLMAVSATAFV; encoded by the coding sequence ATGCGTTCGGTCCGGCCGGGGCGGTCGCGGGTGCCCCCTGCTCTTCGGTGCGGCCCACGTTCCGAACTACCTCGGATCCGAGGTGCCAGCGTTGATCGCTGCGCGACCGTACTCGGCCTCGTCGGCGCCATCTTCGGATACGCGTACGAACGAACGGGGAACCTGTTCGTGCTGATCGCCGTCCACACCGGCTACAATCTCGTTCTGATGGCCGTGAGCGCGACGGCATTCGTCTAG